The Mycobacterium sp. EPa45 genomic interval GGAGGGACACTTGTACCGGATGTACCTCAAACTCAACGTGACAAGTCGCGAGGAGTTACGGGAGGTCATCCGTCACGCGTTCGACGATGACGAGCCTGATTGACTGGCAGCATGGCCATCCTCGTCGTCGGCAGGCTCGAACCATCGCTGGAGAAACAACTGACGGCCAAGCACACTCCGCTGCGGCTACCGGTTGACACCCCGCAGGCCGAGGAGGTCACCGTGATCGTGTGCGGCGGGCGCCCGGGAGTCGACGCCGCGCTGATGGACTCACTGCCGCAGCTGCGCGCGATCGTGAACTTCGGTGCCGGGTTCGACACCATCGACGTCACCGCGGCTCGCGAGCGGGGGATCGGGGTGAGCAACACCCCCGACGTCCTCAACGACACCGTCGCCGACACGGCGCTCGGTCTGATCCTCGACACCATGCGCCGATTCGCTGCCGCCGACCGGTACGTGCGGGCCGGCCGGTGGGCCACCGACGGTCCGTTCCCCTACACCCGCGACCTCACCGGCAGTCGTGTCGGCATCCTCGGGCTGGGCCGGATCGGCTCGGCGATCGCCGATCGGTTGCGCGGATTCGACTGTGCCATCGCCTATCACAACCGTCACGAGATCCCTGACGGCCCGTACCGCTACGCCGCCTCACCGGTCGAGCTGGCCGCTTCGGTCGACGTCCTGGTCGTTGCCGCCGCCGGCGGTGCCGACACCGCCCACCTGGTGGATCGTGCGGTGCTTTCCGCGCTCGGCCCGGACGGCTATCTGGTCAACATCGCCCGCGGCAGCGTCGTCGATCAGGATGCGCTGATCGATTCACTGGAGCAGGGCCGCCTCGCCGGCGCCGGATTGGACGTCTACGCGGCGGAGCCCGACGTGCCGGTTCGATTGTGGGAACTCGACAACGTGGTGCTGCTGCCGCACATGGGCAGCGCGACCGCCCGAACCCGAACGGCCA includes:
- a CDS encoding 2-hydroxyacid dehydrogenase, coding for MAILVVGRLEPSLEKQLTAKHTPLRLPVDTPQAEEVTVIVCGGRPGVDAALMDSLPQLRAIVNFGAGFDTIDVTAARERGIGVSNTPDVLNDTVADTALGLILDTMRRFAAADRYVRAGRWATDGPFPYTRDLTGSRVGILGLGRIGSAIADRLRGFDCAIAYHNRHEIPDGPYRYAASPVELAASVDVLVVAAAGGADTAHLVDRAVLSALGPDGYLVNIARGSVVDQDALIDSLEQGRLAGAGLDVYAAEPDVPVRLWELDNVVLLPHMGSATARTRTAMATLAMRNLEEFLASGQLVTPV